Proteins from a genomic interval of Pseudoruegeria sp. SHC-113:
- a CDS encoding valine--tRNA ligase has product MAMEKTFDAGAAEARIYETWEEAKAFAAGANAKPGQPAFSIMIPPPNVTGVLHMGHAFNNTLQDILIRWKRMQGYDTLWQPGTDHAGIATQMVVERELAKHQQPSRAELGREAFLEKVWEWKDQSGGTIINQLKRLGASCDWDRTAFTMSGAPGAPADEAGGNFHDAVIKVFVEMYNKRLIYRGKRLVNWDPHFETAISDLEVENIEVAGHMWHFKYPLADGVTYTYVEKDEDGNVVLEEERDYISIATTRPETMLGDGAVAVHPDDERYAPIVGKLCEIPVGPKEHRRLIPIITDEYPDPDFGSGAVKITGAHDFNDYQVAKRGGIPMYRLMDTKGAMRADGAPYAEEAAKAQAHAKGAEFTENEVDAINLVPDDLRGLDRFEARKKVVEQITSEGLAVMVTETKTVKDEEGNASEITETVPMVENKPIMQPFGDRSKVVIEPMLTDQWFVDTDKIVGPALDAVKDGTVRIMPESGEKTYYHWLENIEPWCISRQLWWGHQIPVWFDAEGNQYCAATEAEAQAQAGAGVALTRDPDVLDTWFSSGLWPIGTLGWPEQTDALAKYFPTSVLVTGQDILFFWVARMMMMQLAVVDQIPFHDVYLHGLVRDAKGKKMSKSTGNVIDPLELIEEFGADALRFTNAAMASMGGALKLDTQRIAGYRNFGTKLWNAARFAEMNECVPSAAFDPASVQQTVNKWIIGETAKARIATDEALAGYRFNDAATGLYAYVWNVVCDWYVEFAKPLLNSEDAAVVAETRATMAWVIDQCLILLHPIMPFITEELWGAISQERASLLVHADWPTYGAELVDAEADREMNWVVGLIESIRSTRAEMHVPAGAKIPMVQLELDEAGKGAWERNAALILKLGRIEALSEATEAPKGAVTIAVAGGTFCLPLADIIDVAEEKARLEKTLGKLAKDMGGLRGRLNNPKFVASAPEEVVEENRALLAEKEGEEAKLRAALARLAEIG; this is encoded by the coding sequence ATGGCCATGGAAAAAACCTTCGACGCCGGCGCCGCCGAGGCCCGGATCTATGAAACTTGGGAAGAGGCGAAAGCCTTTGCCGCTGGCGCGAACGCCAAGCCGGGCCAGCCCGCCTTCTCGATCATGATCCCGCCGCCCAACGTCACCGGCGTGCTGCACATGGGCCATGCCTTCAACAACACCCTGCAGGACATCCTGATCCGCTGGAAACGAATGCAGGGCTACGACACGCTCTGGCAGCCCGGCACCGATCACGCGGGCATCGCCACGCAGATGGTGGTGGAGCGCGAACTGGCCAAACATCAGCAGCCCTCCCGCGCCGAACTGGGGCGCGAGGCCTTCCTTGAGAAGGTCTGGGAATGGAAAGACCAGTCCGGCGGCACCATCATCAACCAGCTCAAGCGGCTCGGGGCCTCCTGCGATTGGGATCGCACCGCCTTTACCATGTCCGGCGCGCCGGGTGCGCCTGCCGATGAGGCCGGGGGCAACTTCCATGATGCGGTGATCAAGGTCTTTGTTGAGATGTACAACAAGAGGCTGATTTATCGCGGCAAGCGGCTGGTGAACTGGGATCCCCATTTCGAAACCGCGATTTCCGACCTTGAAGTGGAGAACATCGAGGTCGCCGGCCACATGTGGCACTTCAAATATCCGCTCGCCGACGGGGTGACCTATACCTATGTCGAGAAGGATGAAGACGGCAATGTCGTGCTGGAAGAAGAGCGCGATTACATCTCCATCGCCACCACCCGCCCCGAAACAATGCTGGGTGATGGTGCAGTGGCCGTACACCCGGATGATGAGCGCTACGCGCCCATCGTCGGCAAGCTCTGTGAGATCCCGGTGGGCCCGAAAGAGCACCGCCGCCTGATCCCGATCATCACCGATGAATATCCGGATCCCGATTTCGGCTCCGGCGCGGTGAAAATCACCGGCGCCCATGATTTCAACGACTATCAGGTCGCCAAACGCGGCGGCATCCCGATGTATCGCCTGATGGACACCAAGGGCGCGATGCGTGCCGATGGCGCGCCATACGCCGAGGAAGCCGCCAAGGCGCAGGCCCACGCCAAAGGCGCGGAATTCACCGAGAACGAGGTCGACGCGATCAACCTCGTGCCGGATGATCTGCGCGGCCTGGACCGTTTCGAGGCGCGTAAGAAGGTGGTCGAACAGATCACCTCCGAAGGACTTGCCGTGATGGTCACGGAAACGAAAACGGTGAAAGATGAGGAGGGCAACGCCTCTGAGATCACCGAGACCGTGCCGATGGTCGAAAACAAGCCGATCATGCAGCCCTTCGGGGATCGCTCCAAGGTCGTGATCGAGCCGATGCTCACCGACCAGTGGTTCGTGGACACCGACAAGATCGTCGGCCCGGCGCTGGACGCGGTGAAGGACGGCACCGTGCGGATCATGCCCGAAAGCGGCGAGAAGACCTATTACCACTGGCTGGAAAACATCGAACCCTGGTGCATCTCTCGCCAGCTCTGGTGGGGGCACCAGATTCCGGTGTGGTTTGACGCCGAGGGCAACCAGTATTGCGCCGCCACCGAGGCCGAAGCACAGGCGCAGGCCGGCGCAGGCGTCGCGCTGACCCGCGACCCCGACGTGCTGGACACATGGTTCTCTTCCGGTCTCTGGCCCATCGGCACGCTCGGCTGGCCCGAGCAGACGGATGCGCTGGCGAAATATTTCCCCACCTCGGTGCTGGTGACGGGGCAGGACATCCTCTTCTTCTGGGTCGCCCGGATGATGATGATGCAGCTTGCCGTGGTCGATCAGATCCCGTTCCACGATGTCTACCTCCACGGCCTCGTGCGCGATGCCAAGGGCAAGAAGATGTCCAAATCCACCGGCAACGTGATCGACCCGCTGGAGCTGATCGAGGAATTCGGTGCGGACGCGCTGCGCTTTACCAATGCGGCCATGGCCTCCATGGGCGGCGCGCTGAAGCTCGATACGCAGCGCATCGCGGGCTATCGCAACTTCGGCACTAAGCTCTGGAACGCCGCGCGCTTTGCCGAGATGAACGAATGCGTGCCGAGCGCGGCGTTTGATCCTGCAAGCGTGCAGCAGACAGTGAACAAGTGGATCATCGGCGAAACCGCCAAAGCGCGCATCGCCACCGATGAGGCGCTCGCGGGCTACCGTTTCAACGATGCCGCCACTGGGCTTTATGCCTACGTTTGGAACGTCGTCTGCGACTGGTACGTCGAATTTGCCAAGCCGCTCCTGAACAGCGAGGATGCCGCCGTCGTTGCCGAGACCCGCGCCACCATGGCCTGGGTGATCGACCAGTGCCTCATCCTGCTGCACCCGATCATGCCCTTCATCACCGAAGAGCTCTGGGGCGCGATCTCGCAGGAGCGCGCGAGCCTGCTGGTGCACGCCGATTGGCCCACTTACGGTGCCGAACTGGTGGATGCCGAAGCCGACCGCGAGATGAACTGGGTCGTGGGCCTGATCGAGAGCATCCGCTCCACCCGCGCCGAGATGCATGTGCCTGCGGGCGCGAAGATCCCGATGGTGCAGCTGGAGCTGGACGAAGCCGGCAAGGGCGCATGGGAACGCAACGCGGCGCTGATCCTGAAGCTGGGCCGCATCGAAGCGCTCAGCGAAGCCACCGAGGCCCCCAAGGGCGCGGTGACGATCGCCGTTGCGGGCGGCACCTTCTGCCTGCCGCTGGCCGACATCATCGACGTGGCCGAAGAAAAGGCGCGGCTCGAAAAGACGCTGGGCAAGCTCGCCAAGGATATGGGCGGCCTGCGTGGGCGGCTCAACAACCCGAAATTCGTGGCCTCGGCCCCGGAGGAAGTGGTTGAGGAAAACCGCGCGCTGCTGGCGGAAAAGGAAGGCGAGGAAGCCAAGCTCCGCGCAGCGCTGGCGCGGCTCGCTGAAATCGGCTAA